One stretch of Streptomyces sp. MMBL 11-1 DNA includes these proteins:
- a CDS encoding ArsR/SmtB family transcription factor, translated as MDRMDTQRAHVAGTGLATVAKLLADGTRAGFCLALLDGRAWTATELARHMGVAPSTATEHLHALVRGNLLAEERQGRHRYVRLAGPHVAELIESLASMAPERTPAPRSLSASGRRQALTHARTCYDHLAGTVGVAITDAMLDRRLLDLERGLGLTSAGATWLEDLGITVPTGTRRPSVRSCLDWTERRPHLAGAVGAALCRHAFDTGWITSIGTTRAVAVTLLGRQALRRHLGLSDGLLSQKGSPEIPRTLARPHPFCP; from the coding sequence ATGGACCGCATGGACACGCAGCGTGCACATGTAGCCGGTACGGGCCTGGCTACCGTGGCAAAGCTTCTGGCCGATGGCACGCGGGCAGGTTTCTGTCTGGCCCTGCTCGACGGCCGGGCTTGGACAGCGACGGAACTGGCGCGTCACATGGGGGTGGCGCCCTCGACCGCGACTGAGCACCTGCACGCGCTCGTCCGCGGAAACCTGCTGGCTGAGGAACGGCAGGGCCGCCACCGCTACGTGCGTCTGGCCGGTCCGCACGTAGCCGAGCTGATCGAGAGCCTCGCCTCCATGGCACCCGAGCGCACCCCGGCACCCCGCTCCCTGTCGGCGTCTGGCCGCCGTCAGGCCCTCACCCACGCCCGTACCTGCTACGACCACCTCGCCGGGACCGTCGGAGTCGCCATCACCGATGCGATGCTCGACCGAAGGCTGCTGGACCTGGAGCGCGGACTCGGGCTCACCAGCGCCGGAGCGACCTGGCTCGAAGATCTCGGCATCACCGTCCCGACCGGCACGCGCCGACCATCGGTACGGTCGTGCCTGGACTGGACCGAACGCCGCCCCCACCTGGCCGGCGCCGTCGGCGCCGCCCTGTGCCGTCACGCGTTCGACACGGGCTGGATCACTTCCATAGGAACCACGCGCGCCGTCGCAGTCACCCTCCTCGGCCGACAGGCACTCCGCCGTCATCTCGGCCTGTCCGATGGACTCCTTTCGCAGAAAGGTAGTCCTGAGATACCTCGGACCCTCGCCCGACCACATCCGTTCTGCCCTTGA
- a CDS encoding PTS-dependent dihydroxyacetone kinase phosphotransferase subunit DhaM encodes MSGERQVGIVLVSHSGAVAASVAELARGLAAGGVTAPVAPAGGLPGGGLGTSAELIGRAAASVDRGAGVAVLVDLGSAVLTVKAMLAEGDELPEGTRLVDAPFVEGAVAAVVTASAGGDLAAVEAAASEAYGYRKA; translated from the coding sequence GTGAGCGGCGAACGGCAGGTGGGCATCGTGCTGGTCTCCCACAGCGGTGCGGTCGCCGCTTCGGTCGCCGAGCTGGCCCGGGGCCTGGCAGCCGGGGGTGTGACCGCGCCGGTGGCCCCGGCCGGCGGGCTGCCGGGCGGCGGGCTCGGGACGAGCGCGGAACTGATCGGCCGGGCCGCCGCCTCGGTGGACCGGGGTGCGGGTGTCGCGGTCCTGGTGGACCTGGGGAGCGCGGTCCTCACGGTGAAGGCCATGCTCGCCGAGGGCGATGAGCTGCCCGAGGGCACGCGGCTGGTGGACGCGCCGTTCGTGGAGGGCGCGGTGGCCGCCGTGGTGACCGCCTCGGCGGGCGGCGACCTCGCGGCGGTGGAGGCCGCGGCCTCGGAGGCGTACGGCTACCGCAAGGCGTAG
- a CDS encoding PP2C family protein-serine/threonine phosphatase, with amino-acid sequence MAQKRNGVRHRGGGVPGADAGVAAVSQSRIGNWALAGGLALLTVLVVLLDDTTGDDLRVVPLLVVVPALASVYCSLRQTIWVAVWITTVVVGFRVGADGTFWDFVFGIGFAVLACALGVAACAARIRHGTEMARLRSAAVALQRQILRPLPLATGDIFADGLYEPMEEDRFVGGDIYEVVESPYGTRVIIGDVQGKGLAAIGAGFAAIAAFREAAIREPTLTGVVDALEDAVVRHNVFSAQTGEAERFVTALVLGFDEGGRVAAVNCGHLPPLLLHDGRASAVTLHRTYVPLGLAGLSQETRTTESFDFPPGATLLAVTDGVTEARDAAGAFYPLDERIGAWARHGPRELLDALHADLEDFSGGVRRDDIAALALRRAPAGSGRPAVSSDAVPGVTALQDPVPGVAVPRDATDAGEGERRTAAV; translated from the coding sequence ATGGCGCAGAAGCGGAACGGGGTACGGCACCGAGGCGGTGGTGTGCCCGGTGCGGACGCGGGCGTCGCGGCGGTGTCCCAGAGCCGGATCGGCAACTGGGCGCTGGCCGGCGGCCTTGCGCTGCTGACCGTGCTGGTCGTGCTCCTCGACGACACGACCGGCGACGACCTGCGGGTCGTGCCGCTGCTCGTGGTCGTCCCCGCGCTGGCCTCGGTCTACTGCAGCCTCCGCCAGACGATCTGGGTCGCGGTGTGGATCACCACGGTCGTCGTCGGGTTCCGGGTCGGCGCGGACGGCACCTTCTGGGACTTCGTCTTCGGCATCGGATTCGCCGTACTGGCCTGTGCTCTCGGGGTCGCCGCCTGCGCGGCGCGCATCCGGCACGGCACCGAGATGGCGCGGCTGCGGTCCGCCGCCGTCGCCCTGCAGCGCCAGATCCTGCGGCCGCTGCCGCTCGCGACCGGTGACATCTTCGCGGACGGGCTCTACGAGCCGATGGAGGAGGACCGCTTCGTCGGCGGAGACATCTACGAGGTCGTCGAGTCGCCCTACGGAACCCGGGTGATCATCGGGGACGTCCAGGGCAAGGGGCTCGCGGCCATCGGCGCCGGATTCGCGGCCATCGCCGCGTTCCGTGAGGCGGCCATCCGTGAACCCACGCTGACGGGAGTCGTGGACGCGCTGGAGGACGCCGTCGTCCGGCACAACGTGTTCTCCGCCCAGACCGGTGAGGCCGAACGCTTCGTGACCGCGCTCGTGCTCGGGTTCGACGAGGGGGGCCGGGTGGCGGCCGTGAACTGCGGACACCTGCCGCCGCTTCTGCTGCACGACGGCCGGGCCTCGGCCGTCACGCTCCACCGGACGTACGTGCCCCTCGGCCTCGCCGGCCTCAGCCAGGAGACCCGGACGACCGAATCCTTCGACTTCCCGCCGGGCGCGACGCTCCTCGCCGTCACCGACGGGGTGACCGAGGCCCGCGACGCCGCCGGCGCCTTCTACCCGCTGGACGAGCGGATCGGGGCCTGGGCCCGGCACGGACCGCGCGAACTGCTCGACGCGCTCCACGCCGATCTGGAGGACTTCTCCGGAGGCGTCCGGCGCGACGACATCGCCGCGCTCGCCTTGCGGCGCGCCCCCGCCGGCAGCGGGCGGCCCGCCGTTTCCAGCGACGCGGTTCCTGGTGTCACCGCTCTCCAAGACCCGGTTCCCGGTGTCGCCGTTCCCCGCGATGCCACCGACGCGGGCGAGGGCGAGCGGCGGACCGCCGCGGTCTGA
- a CDS encoding ABC-F family ATP-binding cassette domain-containing protein produces MHPQRDRAQLAMKDVSKAYGDRSVLDQVTLTVRPGEKTAVIGENGSGKSTLLRLLAGVEHPDTGEITVRFPGGTGYLAQTLDLGPADTVQDAVDAALAELRDLEHRIREAEAGLSDREPGDAGPTDAELAAYGDLLTAYEDRDGYRADARTEAALHGLGLAHLTRDRALATLSGGEQSRLALACVLAAAPELLLLDEPTNHLDARAVGWLEDHLRAHRGTVVAITHDRAFLERVTSVILEVDRDLRTVTRYGDGWDGYRTAKAAARRRWAQEHEEYLTDLARTEELVEAAGARLAATGRDPKQGFGKHRRSHEAKLSGQVRAARTRLDALRRSPVPPPPRPLAFTGRPTVTDGTGTAGPDETAAGTGTAGRDGTAAGAGVADRDGTMPVTGAAGGARSLVELDDVSVGDRLRLPSLRVESGARLLVTGENGAGKTTLLRVLAGDLTPDAGTVTRRARIGYLPQELPARPTRRTLLATFAAGRPGFPDEYADELLALGLFRPEDLDVPVASLSVGQQRRLALARLVTRPADLLVLDEPTNHIALSLVEELEQALDQYRGAVVVVSHDRSFRARFTGDVLELRAGRPAYASGEAAVPST; encoded by the coding sequence ATGCACCCCCAGCGCGACCGCGCTCAACTTGCCATGAAGGACGTCTCCAAGGCGTACGGGGACCGATCCGTACTCGACCAGGTGACCCTCACCGTCCGGCCCGGTGAGAAGACCGCCGTCATCGGCGAGAACGGCTCCGGAAAGTCCACCCTGCTCCGGCTGCTGGCCGGAGTGGAGCACCCGGACACCGGGGAGATCACCGTCCGCTTCCCCGGCGGCACCGGCTATCTCGCCCAGACCCTCGACCTCGGTCCGGCCGACACCGTGCAGGACGCCGTCGACGCGGCCCTCGCCGAACTGCGCGACCTCGAACACCGTATCCGTGAGGCGGAGGCCGGCCTCTCGGACCGCGAGCCCGGCGACGCGGGGCCCACCGACGCGGAGCTCGCCGCGTACGGAGACCTCCTCACCGCCTACGAGGACCGCGACGGCTACCGGGCGGACGCCCGCACCGAAGCGGCTCTGCACGGCCTCGGTCTCGCCCACCTCACCCGCGACCGCGCGCTCGCCACGCTCTCCGGCGGCGAGCAGTCCCGCCTCGCCCTCGCCTGCGTCCTGGCGGCCGCCCCCGAACTGCTGCTGCTCGACGAGCCGACCAACCACCTCGACGCACGCGCCGTCGGCTGGCTGGAGGACCACCTGCGCGCCCATCGGGGCACCGTCGTGGCGATCACCCACGACCGGGCGTTCCTGGAGCGCGTCACCTCGGTGATCCTGGAGGTCGACCGGGACCTGCGCACGGTCACCCGGTACGGGGACGGCTGGGACGGCTACCGCACCGCCAAGGCCGCCGCCCGCCGCCGCTGGGCCCAGGAGCACGAGGAGTACCTGACGGACCTGGCCCGCACCGAGGAACTCGTCGAAGCGGCCGGGGCGCGGCTCGCGGCCACCGGGAGAGACCCGAAACAGGGCTTCGGCAAACACCGCCGCTCGCACGAGGCCAAACTGTCCGGCCAGGTCAGAGCCGCCCGGACCCGGCTGGACGCCCTGCGCAGGTCACCCGTGCCGCCCCCGCCCCGCCCGCTCGCCTTCACCGGCCGCCCGACCGTCACCGACGGGACCGGTACGGCGGGCCCTGACGAAACCGCTGCCGGGACCGGTACGGCGGGCCGCGACGGAACCGCTGCCGGGGCCGGCGTGGCGGACCGCGACGGGACCATGCCCGTGACCGGCGCGGCGGGCGGCGCGAGGTCCCTCGTGGAGCTGGACGACGTCTCCGTCGGGGACCGCCTCCGCCTCCCCTCCCTGCGCGTGGAGTCGGGAGCCCGCCTTCTGGTGACCGGCGAGAACGGGGCCGGGAAGACCACCCTGCTGCGGGTCCTCGCGGGAGACCTCACCCCCGACGCGGGCACGGTCACCCGCCGCGCCCGCATCGGCTACCTCCCGCAGGAACTGCCCGCGCGCCCGACCCGGCGCACCCTGCTCGCCACCTTCGCGGCGGGCCGCCCCGGCTTCCCCGACGAGTACGCCGACGAACTCCTGGCCCTCGGCCTGTTCCGCCCCGAGGACCTCGACGTGCCCGTGGCGTCCCTCTCCGTCGGTCAGCAACGGAGGCTGGCCCTGGCCCGTCTGGTGACCCGACCGGCCGATCTGCTGGTACTCGACGAGCCGACGAACCACATCGCGCTGAGCCTGGTGGAGGAGCTGGAACAGGCCCTCGACCAGTACCGGGGCGCGGTCGTCGTCGTCTCGCACGACCGCAGCTTCCGGGCCCGTTTCACCGGCGACGTACTGGAACTGCGGGCAGGCCGCCCGGCCTACGCGTCGGGGGAGGCGGCCGTCCCGAGCACCTGA
- a CDS encoding NAD(P)-dependent alcohol dehydrogenase has protein sequence MKAVQYRAVGAAPEVVTVPDPEPGPGQVLLKVTAAGVCHSDIAVMSWPADQIPFPLPLTLGHEGVGTVAALGDGVDGFAPGDSVAVYGPWGCGTCVNCAEGKENYCLRAKELGIMPPGLGAPGAMAEYMIVDDPRHLIPIGDLDPVKTVPLTDAGLTPYHAIVRSRAKLVPGSTAVVIGTGGLGHVAIQLLRAMTAARVIALDVTEDKLALARTVGAHETVLSDEKAAARVMELTGGLGAHVVLDFVGAPPTVATAGAAARVDGDVTIVGIGGGALPVGFGALPYGTNVSAPYWGSRKELAEVLDLAHAGAVDVHVETYSLDEAPLAYERLHDGRINGRAVILPGG, from the coding sequence ATGAAAGCCGTTCAGTACCGAGCCGTCGGCGCCGCCCCCGAGGTGGTCACCGTTCCGGACCCCGAGCCCGGCCCCGGCCAGGTCCTGCTGAAGGTCACCGCCGCCGGTGTCTGCCACTCCGACATCGCCGTGATGAGCTGGCCCGCCGACCAGATCCCCTTCCCGCTGCCCCTCACCCTGGGACACGAGGGTGTCGGCACGGTCGCCGCCCTCGGCGACGGCGTCGACGGCTTCGCCCCCGGCGACTCCGTCGCGGTGTACGGGCCCTGGGGCTGCGGCACCTGTGTGAACTGCGCCGAAGGCAAGGAGAACTACTGCCTGCGCGCCAAGGAGCTCGGCATCATGCCGCCCGGACTCGGCGCACCCGGCGCGATGGCCGAGTACATGATCGTCGACGACCCCCGTCATCTGATCCCGATCGGCGACCTCGACCCGGTGAAGACGGTGCCCCTCACGGACGCCGGACTCACCCCGTACCACGCGATCGTCCGCTCGCGGGCGAAGCTGGTGCCCGGTTCCACCGCCGTCGTCATCGGCACCGGCGGCCTCGGCCACGTCGCGATCCAGCTGCTGCGCGCCATGACGGCCGCCCGGGTGATCGCCCTGGACGTCACCGAGGACAAGCTCGCCCTGGCCAGGACCGTCGGCGCACACGAAACCGTCCTCTCCGACGAGAAGGCGGCCGCCCGCGTCATGGAACTGACCGGCGGACTCGGCGCGCACGTGGTCCTCGACTTCGTCGGAGCACCGCCCACCGTGGCGACCGCCGGAGCCGCCGCCCGCGTCGACGGCGACGTCACCATCGTCGGCATCGGCGGCGGCGCGCTCCCGGTCGGCTTCGGGGCCCTCCCGTACGGCACCAACGTCAGCGCGCCCTACTGGGGCTCGCGCAAGGAACTCGCCGAGGTCCTCGACCTGGCCCACGCCGGGGCGGTCGACGTGCACGTGGAGACGTACTCCCTCGACGAGGCACCGCTCGCCTACGAGCGCCTCCACGACGGCAGGATCAACGGCCGGGCCGTCATCCTCCCGGGCGGCTGA
- a CDS encoding NUDIX domain-containing protein: MSTGRRSAGLLLFRVVEGVGERDVEVLIGHMGGPFWAGRETAAWSVPKGEYGPEEDAETAARREFVEELGVPVPPGEWIALGESRQRSGKTVTVWALEAELDVTSVVPGTFSMEWPRGSGVQREFPEMDRFAWCTPELAAERLIVGQRVFVGRLRAQVLGTAASPDA; the protein is encoded by the coding sequence ATGTCGACAGGCAGGCGCAGTGCGGGGCTTCTTCTCTTCCGGGTCGTGGAGGGCGTGGGCGAGCGGGATGTCGAGGTGCTGATCGGGCACATGGGCGGTCCGTTCTGGGCGGGACGGGAGACGGCCGCCTGGTCGGTGCCGAAGGGCGAGTACGGACCGGAGGAGGACGCGGAGACGGCCGCCCGGCGGGAGTTCGTGGAGGAGCTGGGCGTGCCGGTCCCGCCGGGTGAGTGGATCGCGCTGGGCGAGTCACGGCAGCGCAGCGGCAAGACGGTGACCGTCTGGGCGCTGGAGGCGGAGCTGGACGTGACGTCCGTCGTGCCCGGGACCTTCTCGATGGAGTGGCCGCGCGGGTCCGGCGTGCAGCGGGAGTTCCCGGAGATGGACCGGTTCGCCTGGTGCACGCCGGAGCTGGCCGCCGAGCGGCTGATCGTCGGCCAGCGGGTGTTCGTCGGCCGGCTGCGCGCTCAGGTGCTCGGGACGGCCGCCTCCCCCGACGCGTAG
- the dhaL gene encoding dihydroxyacetone kinase subunit DhaL: MLDTDFFRRWMAAVAASVEREANHLTELDSAIGDADHGSNLQRGFTAVTAALEKEAPATPGAVLTLAGRQLISTVGGASGPLYGTLLRRTGKALGDEGEVTQDQLAQAFAAGVAAVGQLGGAQAGDKTMLDALLPAAEALATSFDGAAEAARAGAGATVPLQARKGRASYLGERSIGHQDPGATSAALLVEALAATAADGAGA; encoded by the coding sequence GTGCTCGACACCGACTTCTTCCGCCGCTGGATGGCCGCTGTCGCGGCGTCCGTGGAGCGCGAGGCGAACCATCTGACCGAGCTGGACTCGGCGATCGGGGACGCCGATCACGGCAGCAACCTCCAGCGGGGCTTCACGGCGGTGACAGCGGCGCTGGAGAAGGAGGCCCCCGCCACCCCCGGTGCCGTGCTCACCCTGGCCGGGCGGCAGCTCATCTCCACCGTCGGCGGGGCGTCCGGACCGCTGTACGGGACCCTGCTGCGCCGTACGGGCAAGGCTCTCGGGGACGAGGGCGAGGTGACGCAGGACCAGCTCGCCCAGGCGTTCGCGGCCGGGGTCGCCGCGGTGGGGCAGCTGGGCGGCGCCCAGGCCGGGGACAAGACGATGCTCGACGCGCTGCTGCCCGCGGCGGAGGCGCTCGCCACCTCGTTCGACGGTGCCGCGGAGGCGGCTCGTGCGGGCGCCGGGGCGACGGTGCCGCTGCAGGCGCGCAAGGGCCGGGCCAGCTATCTCGGCGAGCGCAGCATCGGGCATCAGGACCCGGGCGCGACCTCGGCGGCGCTGCTCGTCGAGGCCCTGGCGGCGACGGCGGCGGACGGAGCGGGCGCGTGA
- a CDS encoding SDR family NAD(P)-dependent oxidoreductase: MSTETSTEHSSTPAAEAKAEARAEFAGRTALVTGGASGIGLALARRLAAGGAAVVVADYDEESARKTAAELESTGARAAAVAMDVTDPASVEAGVRFAVDTFGALHLAVNNAGIAGPSSPTGEYPVEDWNRVVATNLSGVFHSMRYELPAIVAAGGGAIVNMSSILGTNGFAGSPAYVAAKHGVVGLTKTAALEYAGQNVRINAVGPGFIDTPLLRDTDPEAREHLISRHPAGRLGTAEEVAELAAFLLSDKASFIHGSYHLVDGGYSAP; encoded by the coding sequence ATGAGCACCGAGACGAGCACCGAGCACAGCTCCACCCCCGCGGCCGAGGCGAAGGCCGAAGCCCGGGCCGAGTTCGCGGGCCGCACCGCCCTCGTCACCGGCGGCGCCTCCGGCATCGGCCTCGCCCTGGCCCGGCGGCTCGCCGCCGGCGGCGCGGCTGTCGTCGTCGCCGACTACGACGAGGAGAGCGCGCGCAAGACCGCGGCCGAGCTTGAGAGCACCGGAGCCAGGGCCGCCGCCGTCGCGATGGACGTCACCGACCCGGCCTCCGTCGAAGCGGGGGTGCGGTTCGCGGTGGACACCTTCGGCGCCCTCCACCTGGCCGTCAACAACGCCGGCATCGCGGGCCCCAGCAGTCCCACCGGCGAGTACCCGGTCGAGGACTGGAACCGCGTCGTCGCCACCAACCTCAGCGGCGTCTTCCACTCGATGCGCTACGAACTGCCCGCCATCGTCGCGGCGGGCGGCGGCGCGATCGTCAACATGTCCTCCATCCTCGGCACCAACGGCTTCGCCGGGTCGCCCGCCTACGTCGCGGCCAAGCACGGCGTCGTCGGCCTCACCAAGACCGCCGCGCTCGAATACGCCGGGCAGAACGTCCGGATCAACGCGGTCGGCCCCGGCTTCATCGACACCCCGCTCCTGCGGGACACCGACCCGGAGGCCCGCGAGCACCTGATCTCCCGGCACCCGGCCGGACGGCTCGGCACCGCCGAGGAAGTCGCCGAACTCGCCGCCTTCCTGCTCTCGGACAAGGCTTCCTTCATCCACGGCAGCTATCACCTGGTGGACGGCGGCTACTCCGCCCCGTGA
- a CDS encoding TetR family transcriptional regulator: MTPERKIPERRSRKARRTRDTLAQAAFELVLDRGLRNVTVEEIAEAADVDRRTFSRYFPSKEAAALDSLRGDGDRINAALRARPAPEPPLLAYRRAVLDWLADPGAEPWHRRPRIFDLLVVAEEEPTLYAVFHHIRVDAQEDSVAIVADRLGVDPRRDIRPAVTVAAGAGALLAAQAAWVRGGQPDALPGLVAEAFDALAADLLGEPRLAPGRHSGAPEQHTSTTSTTEEAERTEATS, encoded by the coding sequence ATGACTCCGGAACGGAAGATCCCGGAACGGCGCAGCCGCAAGGCGCGCCGCACCCGCGACACCCTGGCCCAGGCCGCGTTCGAGCTGGTGCTCGACCGGGGACTGCGGAACGTGACGGTCGAGGAGATCGCGGAAGCCGCGGACGTCGACCGCCGCACGTTCAGCCGGTACTTCCCGAGCAAGGAGGCCGCCGCCCTCGACTCCCTGCGGGGCGACGGCGACCGCATCAACGCGGCCCTGCGCGCCCGCCCGGCCCCGGAACCTCCGCTCCTCGCCTACCGGCGGGCCGTTCTCGACTGGCTCGCCGATCCCGGGGCGGAGCCCTGGCACCGCCGCCCCCGGATCTTCGACCTGCTGGTCGTCGCCGAGGAGGAGCCGACTCTCTACGCCGTCTTCCATCACATCCGGGTGGACGCACAGGAGGACTCGGTCGCCATCGTCGCGGACCGGCTCGGCGTCGACCCGCGGCGGGACATCCGGCCCGCCGTGACCGTCGCCGCGGGAGCGGGAGCGCTGCTCGCCGCCCAGGCCGCCTGGGTGCGCGGAGGGCAGCCGGACGCCCTGCCCGGACTGGTCGCCGAGGCGTTCGACGCGCTCGCCGCCGACCTGCTCGGCGAGCCGCGCCTCGCTCCGGGCCGGCACAGCGGCGCTCCGGAGCAGCACACCAGCACCACCAGCACCACAGAAGAAGCAGAAAGAACCGAGGCAACCTCATGA
- the dhaK gene encoding dihydroxyacetone kinase subunit DhaK, translating into MKMLINVPETVVADALRGIAAAHPELTVDVENRVVVRRDAPVAGKVGLVSGGGSGHEPLHAGFVGPGMLSAACPGEVFTSPVPDQMLRAAAAVDSGAGVLFVVKNYTGDVLNFEMAAELADDEGIQVAQVVVDDDVAVSDSTFTAGRRGTGATLFVEKIAGALADEGAPLERVAAVARQVNGASRSFGVALGAVTTPAKGSPTFDLPAGELELGIGIHGEPGRERRPMMTSGEIADFAVNAVLEDLRPTGPVLALVNGMGATPLLELYGFHAEVHRVLSERGVPVARTLVGNYVTSLDMAGCSVTLCQVDEELLRLWDAPVRTAALRWGC; encoded by the coding sequence ATGAAGATGCTCATCAACGTTCCCGAGACCGTGGTCGCCGATGCTCTGCGGGGCATCGCGGCCGCGCATCCCGAGCTGACCGTCGATGTGGAGAACCGGGTCGTCGTACGGCGGGACGCGCCCGTGGCGGGGAAGGTGGGCCTCGTCTCCGGGGGCGGTTCGGGGCACGAGCCGCTGCACGCCGGGTTCGTCGGTCCCGGGATGCTGTCGGCCGCCTGTCCCGGAGAGGTGTTCACCTCCCCCGTGCCGGACCAGATGCTGCGGGCTGCGGCAGCCGTCGACAGCGGGGCGGGCGTGCTGTTCGTCGTCAAGAACTACACCGGTGACGTGCTCAACTTCGAGATGGCCGCCGAGCTCGCCGACGACGAGGGGATCCAGGTCGCCCAGGTGGTGGTGGACGACGACGTGGCCGTGAGCGACAGTACGTTCACCGCCGGGCGGCGCGGTACGGGAGCGACGCTGTTCGTCGAGAAGATCGCCGGAGCCCTGGCGGACGAGGGCGCTCCGCTGGAGCGGGTGGCCGCCGTCGCGCGGCAGGTGAACGGGGCCTCGCGCAGCTTCGGGGTGGCGCTCGGCGCCGTCACCACTCCGGCCAAGGGCAGCCCCACCTTCGATCTGCCGGCCGGGGAACTGGAGTTGGGTATCGGCATCCACGGGGAGCCGGGGCGTGAGCGGCGGCCGATGATGACGTCCGGGGAGATCGCCGACTTCGCCGTGAACGCGGTGCTGGAGGACCTGCGCCCCACCGGCCCGGTACTCGCGCTGGTGAACGGCATGGGGGCGACACCGCTGCTGGAGCTGTACGGATTCCATGCCGAGGTCCATCGGGTCCTGTCCGAGCGGGGTGTCCCGGTGGCCCGTACGCTCGTGGGGAACTATGTGACGTCGCTCGACATGGCAGGCTGTTCGGTGACGCTGTGCCAGGTCGACGAGGAGCTGCTGCGCCTGTGGGACGCGCCCGTGCGGACGGCCGCGCTCCGCTGGGGCTGTTGA
- a CDS encoding GNAT family N-acetyltransferase codes for MPQNHAMSRTRIDAPSPLHPLDNPIRSSLTGPHAHFAESRGRILRYPAEVTPWLALPDAPDAPDWADVAALAGPGGSVALAAFQEPPPRDWEIVFRAEGVQLVDASVDAAPDPEAVPLGPRDVPEMLDLVARTRPGPFLPRTVELGTYLGIRRGGALVAMAGERLHPPGWTEISGVCTDESVRGQGLASRLLLAVAHGIRERGETPFLHAAAANTGAVRLYESLGFRLRRRTEFLTALVPATVPSAGGTGT; via the coding sequence ATGCCCCAGAACCACGCCATGAGCCGTACCCGGATCGATGCGCCTTCCCCGCTCCACCCGTTGGACAACCCCATCCGGTCCTCGCTCACCGGCCCGCACGCGCACTTCGCCGAGAGCCGGGGGCGGATCCTGCGCTATCCCGCCGAGGTCACTCCCTGGCTCGCGCTCCCCGACGCCCCGGACGCCCCGGACTGGGCCGATGTCGCGGCGCTCGCCGGGCCGGGCGGTTCCGTCGCCCTGGCCGCGTTCCAGGAGCCGCCGCCACGGGACTGGGAGATCGTCTTCCGGGCCGAGGGCGTCCAGCTGGTCGACGCGTCGGTGGACGCCGCGCCCGATCCGGAGGCGGTCCCGCTGGGCCCCCGGGACGTGCCGGAGATGCTGGACCTGGTGGCACGCACCCGCCCCGGCCCCTTCCTGCCGCGCACGGTCGAGCTGGGCACGTATCTGGGAATCCGCCGGGGCGGCGCCCTGGTCGCGATGGCGGGGGAGCGGCTGCACCCGCCCGGCTGGACCGAGATCAGCGGCGTCTGCACGGACGAGTCCGTTCGGGGGCAGGGGCTGGCGAGCCGCCTGCTCCTGGCGGTCGCGCACGGGATCCGGGAGCGCGGTGAGACTCCGTTCCTGCATGCCGCCGCCGCCAACACCGGGGCCGTCCGGCTCTACGAGTCCCTCGGCTTCCGGCTTCGCCGCCGTACGGAATTCCTCACCGCCCTCGTCCCCGCCACGGTCCCGTCGGCCGGCGGGACCGGGACGTGA